A window of Glycine soja cultivar W05 chromosome 2, ASM419377v2, whole genome shotgun sequence genomic DNA:
gTACTCTTCTCATTGCTTAACATTttgttaaaagtttttttttttatcttatatttatcTATTTGGAATGTTGTTGTTATGTGCAGTGGATTTCCTGTTTGGCTTAAGTATGTTCCGGGGATAAGCTTTAGAACAGACAATGAACCtttcaaggttttttttttttttttactttccaaaaatgttttttgattatCAGACTATTGGGTCCTTTGAATTTTATTGATGAGGCATGAACCGTGTTTCAGAGGGCGATGCAAGGGTTCACTGAGAAGATTGTGGGAATGATGAAGAGTGAGCGGCTATTTGAGTCTCAGGGTGGCCCCATCATACTCTCTCAGGTAAACTTTTGAGGTCTTTCATTTCATagcatttaattttaatcttcatATCGTTGCTTTCTCTTCATACCACTAGTGGCTATGACTTATGAGCTTTTCACTCTAGATctagtttgaattttaatgatGCATTCATGATTCACCATGTGTTTGTTGTTTTAGATTGAGAATGAATATGGGGCACAGAGTAAGTTGCAAGGAGCTGCTGGTCAAAACTATGTGAATTGGGCTGCAAAAATGGCTGTGGAAATGGGAACTGGGGTCCCTTGGGTGATGTGCAAGGAAGACGATGCACCAGATCCAGTGGTAAGCATTCTCACTCTTCATCTTGAAAGCTGTATAATACTAAAATGAAATCTTCTGATAGTCCATTAGCATAACTTGGTTTTCGTTTTGGTTTTTCTATgaatattatgattattttaatcttCAGTGACAtgtaacttattaaaaaatatagaaaattaaaagcAGCACTCAGACAGTTGTGTGTTCACTTCAAttcttttgttaaattaatttgtttcatcTTTGGGGTAACAGATAAACacctgcaatggcttctattGTGATAAATTTACTCCAAATAGACCCTATAAGCCTATGATTTGGACAGAGGCTTGGAGTGGCtggtaaactttttttttactatgacACTAAAATTTAGAAATGAGGAAATGAAATATTATGGGTGGCATAACTTTCTGTTAAATATGAAGGTTTACAGAATTTGGAGGTCCAATTCACAAAAGACCTGTCCAGGATTTGGCATTTGCAGCTGCTAGATTTATAATAAGAGGAGGGTCCTTTGTAAACTACTACATGGTTAGTTGGCTTAAACTGATTCAAAAATCGATGATGTTGGCACCTACTCTTGTAACTAGCCTAATTTGTCTTTACATTTACTTGTAGTATCATGGAGGAACTAATTTTGGACGAACAGCTGGAGGCCCTTTCATCGCTACCAGCTATGACTATGATGCTCCACTGGATGAATATGGTGAGTACTGAAAATTCTTTACCTTCTAAGTCATTTGTATTTTGTACTATTTATTGACCTCATAACAACTAAACCAAAATTCTTCAAGAATTCTGGCTGATAGTAGTCGTATGCAAATTAAGTAACACCACTCACTACTACCGTTCTTCTTCTTAGAAACTTTATATGCATgaattttgacaatttttttgttcaaaatttATCACTCTTCACTACATTGAAAGCAACAGATGTTTTTCTATAATGCTTACACTTTTGGGTATGTGTTTGTCAGAACAGTACCCTGGAACattgcttttgtttttctccTCATAACTGACTATTTCTGCAATAAAACATTGAAGGTTTGATTAGGCAACCAAAATATGGTCATCTTAAAGAGCTTCATAGGGCTATCAAGATGTGTGAGCGAGCTTTGGTTTCAACTGACCCAATTGTTACTTCATTAGGGGAATTCCAGCAGGTTTTGACTCAGTTCgaagttatttttcttttcacatgtGCATAGCTTGTTTACTGATCCTAGCTAACAGTCAACATTTCCAGGCTCATGTATACACTACGGAATCTGGAGATTGTGCTGCTTTTCTCTCCAACTATGACTCAAAATCCTCTGCTAGAGTGATGTTCAACAATATGCACTATAGCTTGCCTCCTTGGTCAGTCAGCATCCTCCCAGACTGCAGAAATGTTGTCTTCAACACAGCAAAAGTATGTAATAAAATTTAGACATAGTTTGAAATCATCTTGTATTGTATTCAGCTATTCAACCCATGCCCCTAATGACACAACTTTTTCATCTtcaacattatttaaaaaatgaaaatcaaaccgATGAACTTTTGTTCCCCGTGTTTAGGTTGGAGTGCAAACATCTCAGATGCAAATGTTGCCAACAAATACTCAGTTGTTCTCATGGGAAAGTTTTGATGAAGATATTTATTCTGTGGATGAAAGCTCAGCAATTACTGCTCCTGGTCTCCTGGAACAGATAAATGTAACAAAGGATGCAAGTGATTATCTTTGGTATATAACTAGGTAAGCCTGATCTGTTGCTAAGTGAAATAGTTTTAGAAgccattttgaatatatttattctGTAATTCATTTTCTGTCTATGCTTCTGCAGCGTTGATATAGGTTCGTCTGAATCCTTTCTACGTGGAGGTGAACTCCCCACTCTCATTGTTCAGTCTACAGGCCATGCTGTGCATGTATTCATCAATGGTCAACTTTCTGGTATGTAAATTTTCTTGAGTTTTCCATTAAGCCTTTTTAGTTTATATTACTAAAAGTAAACATGATGTATGATTCAAACCAGGTTCTGCCTTTGGAACAAGGGAGTATAGGAGATTCACATATACTGGCAAGGTAAACCTTCTTGCTGGAATAAACAGAATCGCTCTGCTCAGTGTAGCCATTGGACTTCCTGTAagttttttccccctttttccCTCTTTCTATGATTATGAAAGGCTTGTAACTAACTATGTCAGCTAATTttgacaagaaataaaaatattaataatggcTCAATTCTTTTCCTtctaataactaatattattgaataaatgcttttttgtattttgttgtcAAAGAACGTGGGAGAACACTTTGAGTCATGGAGCACAGGAATCCTTGGTCCAGTTGCACTCCATGGACTTGACAAGGGAAAATGGGACTTGTCAGGGCAGAAATGGACTTATCAGGTTGCATACTCTTACTTTAGATACTTAAGTTGGTTCACTTTCCAAGAAGAAAATTTCACTAAGAAATGCTTTTAAACAGGTTGGATTGAAAGGAGAAGCCATGGATCTTGCCTCTCCAAAT
This region includes:
- the LOC114381794 gene encoding beta-galactosidase 3-like; the encoded protein is METTSFSKLFFFFSFLVLCSHVARAFVTYDRKALLINGQRRILFSGSIHYPRSTPDMWEDLILKAKEGGIDVVETYVFWNVHEPSPGNYNFEGRYDLVRFVKTIQKAGLYAHLRIGPYVCAEWNFGGFPVWLKYVPGISFRTDNEPFKRAMQGFTEKIVGMMKSERLFESQGGPIILSQIENEYGAQSKLQGAAGQNYVNWAAKMAVEMGTGVPWVMCKEDDAPDPVINTCNGFYCDKFTPNRPYKPMIWTEAWSGWFTEFGGPIHKRPVQDLAFAAARFIIRGGSFVNYYMYHGGTNFGRTAGGPFIATSYDYDAPLDEYGLIRQPKYGHLKELHRAIKMCERALVSTDPIVTSLGEFQQAHVYTTESGDCAAFLSNYDSKSSARVMFNNMHYSLPPWSVSILPDCRNVVFNTAKVGVQTSQMQMLPTNTQLFSWESFDEDIYSVDESSAITAPGLLEQINVTKDASDYLWYITSVDIGSSESFLRGGELPTLIVQSTGHAVHVFINGQLSGSAFGTREYRRFTYTGKVNLLAGINRIALLSVAIGLPNVGEHFESWSTGILGPVALHGLDKGKWDLSGQKWTYQVGLKGEAMDLASPNGISSVAWMQSAIVVQRNQPLTWHKTYFDAPEGDEPLALDMEGMGKGQIWINGQSIGRYWTAFATGNCNDCNYAGSFRPPKCQLGCGQPTQRWYHVPRSWLKTTQNLLVIFEELGGNPSKISLVKRSVSSVCADVSEYHPNIKNWHIESYGKSEEFRPPKVHLHCSPGQTISSIKFASFGTPLGTCGNYEQGACHSPASYVILEKRCIGKPRCTVTVSNSNFGQDPCPKVLKRLSVEAVCAPTTTNWRG